In Serinus canaria isolate serCan28SL12 unplaced genomic scaffold, serCan2020 HiC_scaffold_605, whole genome shotgun sequence, a single genomic region encodes these proteins:
- the LOC115484326 gene encoding arf-GAP with coiled-coil, ANK repeat and PH domain-containing protein 1-like, with protein MGVSFCRWACLSTGGRAFLCDGRVFLRVGVSFCWMGVSFHWWACLSTGGHVFLLGGRIFSLVGVSFCGVGVSNPAWACPEAPPPDPADLEGAPCLHPGALLSWAARRRRLPAMAEALARGADPGWANGAEGNRTPLLEAVAVNSLLACEFLLQNGASVNQSDSHGRGPLHHATMLGHTGLACLFLKRGADVNAVDADGRDPLTIAMDLANADIVTLLRLAKMRELEVAQGQTGDDTYLDIFRDISLMASDHPEKLARAPPPKHSTL; from the exons ATGGGCGTGTCTTTCTGCAGGTGGGCATGTCTTTCCACTGGTGGGCGTGCCTTTCTGTGTGATGGGCGTGTCTTTCTGCGGGTGGGCGTGTCTTTCTGTTGGATGGGCGTATCTTTTCACTGGTGGGCGTGTCTTTCCACTGGTGGGCATGTCTTTCTGTTGGGTGGGCGTATCTTTTCACTGGTGGGCGTGTCTTTCTGTGGGGTGGGTGTGTCTAACCCGGCCTGGGCGTGTCCCGAAGCTCCTCCCCCAGACCCTGCTGACCTCGAGGGCGCCCCCTGCCTGCACCCcggggctctgctcagctgggccgcccggcgccgccgcctGCCCGCCATGGCCGAGGCGCTGGCCCGGGGCGCCGACCCCGGCTGGGCCAACGGCGCCGAGGGCAACCGCACCCCCCTGCTGGAGGCCGTGGCCGTG AATTCCCTTCTGGCCTGCGAGTTCCTGCTGCAGAACGGGGCCAGCGTCAACCAGAGCGACAGCCACGGGCGGGGCCCGCTGCACCACGCCACCATGCTGGGACACACCGG cctggcctgcctGTTCCTGAAGCGGGGGGCCGACGTCAACGCGGTGGACGCGGACGGGAGGGACCCCCTGACCATCGCCATGGACTTGGCCAACGCCGACATCGTCACCCT GCTGCGATTGGCCAAGAtgagagagctggaggtggCCCAGGGACAGACCg GTGACGACACCTACCTCGACATCTTCCGCGACATCTCCCTGATGGCCTCGGACCACCCCGAGAAGCTCGCCCgggcccctccccccaaacaCTCCACCCTTTAG